In Candida albicans SC5314 chromosome 4, complete sequence, the genomic window AGTCACTACTGTATCGAATTTCTTGACCAGTGATGAACAAACTTTGACCAACTCTTTTGATCAAGAGGCCGCTGCTGTGTTGATGGCAAGAATTACATTATTCAAAGCTGAACAGGATGATGGAGCCGATGTGTTACGTTGGGTTGACAGAATGTTGATCAGATTATGCCAAAAGTTTGCTGATTATAGAAAAGACCAACAAGAATCATTCAGATTGGGACCTCAATTCCAATTATATCctcaattcatttattatttgagaAGATCACAATTCTTGCAAGTGTTCAACAATTCTCCTGATGAAACCGCCTTTTACCGTCACGTGTTGTTAGTGGAAGACACCAATAACTCATTGATTATGATCCAACCTACATTGACATCTTTTACATTAGATGGAGAACCAGAAGCAGTCTTGTTGGACAGTGTTTCCATTAAGGATGATAGAATCTTGTTATTGGACACATTCTTCCATATCTTAATTTTCCATGGTAAAACCATTTCTCAATGGCGTAAGGcaaattatcaagattTACCAGAATACAGTAATTTCAAAGAATTATTGGAATTCCCTAAAAAGGAGGCAGCAGAGTTATTGCACGATAGATATCCGTTGCCAAGATTTATTGACACCGAAGAAGGTGGATCACAAGCAAGATTCTTGTACAGTAAATTAAATCCAAGTGTGACTTACAATACCAATGActttattggtggtggaggtGCTGGTGGAGGTGCTATTGTGTTGACTGATGATGTTAGTTTGCAAGTATTTATGAGccatttacaaaaattagTAGTTTCTGGGTCTTCATAAATCTGACCCCACAACATAAAAGTGTTTACGATACTTGTATAGTTGAATAAGctacaaaacaaaatataaattgattcaagTAACAGAAATGCCAAAGGATTTAAATCAGATCCTTGGTGCATATAGCGCACAACATTGCATTGATCGCTAATTTAGTTTGTACTTAATACTGTACCTGTTGTAGGGTATGTAAGATATGGTGCTGTCTATCCTGGATTTAATGGAAACACGCCAAgccttttttatttcagCCAAACctttttagtttgtttATAGTCCGATGCTAGAACCTTACTGATAAACTTAGTTAAAGGCAATTTCTAAGAAAAACAGGAGAAAATATATTTGAAGAAGTCACTCTATACAACAAATATTCATCACTTGTTGCGTTTGGGGTGTAGGTCTGGTCACATTCACAACTTTTACTGTCTTATTTTATAAGATGTACGATATTTGCATCAATaaaacaacagcaacaatgtacaagaaaaatacctcatcaattatcaaaGCATACACTTAAATCCGAACACTTCTTGCAAACGTATTGGACTACCCACAAACGCTTTTGGCGCTCTACCGGATTCCATAAAAACCGGTCACCATCAAATTCCATATAAAAGAAGGTATGCGGCTTTTTGCATACAAaaaaggagaaaaaaaaagtttaagTATGGACtttttttgaagaattaaatgTATACAAACACACCTTAAACACAGTGTCAGGTCATGAATACAGGTGATGCTGGGGTAATTTGATCCCCCGGAATTGATGGTTtactttatattttatgATTTTAAGTATTTTAGGGGAAATAATTAAGTTTTACTCTTTTTTTCGTAGTTTTTTCGTGGtccacttttttttggaatccGGAGGCGCACCATTTTTGTGGCAGGTCGTGTGAATTAGGCTAGCAGCTATTATAACCAAAAGAAGATTGATTTGGTGGTGGGGTATGTTTGTTGGGTGCGAACAACCGCGGAGATTAAAACACCGCCTTCTGTCTGgtagcaacaacaacaaataacaAACAATGGACACAAGAAGAGAATGACTGAACAATGAATTGGTGGGGTTGGTAGAGagtaaaaaataaattagttCTAGCCTCAAAAACATTTCATACCCATGCAGTACCAGTTTTATAGATAGTTTAGAGAAAGAACTGTAATCTGCGATTACGTCAACTAATGTCCGAGATGAAAAAGTGGCTAATGTGTTGGACCTCGCCATTCACAAATAAGTAGAATAATAATCACAATAACAATTGGTTGAAGGAAATAATCCTCcttgaaaaagaaaaaaaacgtAGGAGAAGTTTTTAATTTAGCTCCATTGAACTTGCCTTCTCCGCTAAATTCCGCTACGATGTTAGCTCGACTAAAAttctattatttctttttccgAATTCTTGATGTATCTGAAGAATATGAGTATATTACTGAACCATACAGGTTAATGTACATTTTACTGTAATAAGTTTTGTTCTATACTTTAACCAATCAAACATAAACTTTTGTTCAACTATTTCTACATTTAGTTCTTGCTGAAATTTAgttcaattttgtttgtgtttttttatcatttaattaatttcatgACAATCATTTGCTATTCCCCCCACACATAAACATACGCTAATCATTAAACCAAATATTACTGACAGCTATCTTATATTTCTTTAGCCAGTCCCCACTAGATTGcaatttttgttcttcattttttttgtaattgaatGCCCTCTTCTTATTAACTCTAAGAACCGATCAAATTCACTCTAACTAGACCTAGAACATACTTTACACTCAAATTATTACCAAATCTGCAAGCAAGAGTTTTATCGCAAGTATCCAAGAGAAAACTTTTccaaaaacaagaaaaaaaacttaGAAGAGATCTATCAAGACCTTTAGAACACTTTTAACTAAACTACCTGTATCACTGTCCCCTCATATTTAACAAAACCATGGAACTTGAAGCTAGTGACTCCAATTCGTTTTCTATGTCTACCAACGAGACTGGTAAAGCCAACCCTAATGTTCAAATCGTACAAGATGGTAAAGTTGTCAAAAAGGTTCAAAAAACCAGACAACGGAGAATCTTGTCATGCGTCTATTGCCATTCGAAAAAGATCAAATGTGATAGGCAAAAACCATGCTCTCAATGCACCAAATTAGGCATGGAATGCAAGTACtttattaatgaaagaaTCAGCCGTGGTGGTAAGAAATCTAGCAGATTAACTGCAGATGAGAAGAAATTGAGAGGATTGATGAACTCCGCCAATGAGAACAAGAAGGCGAAACAGGAATCTGTTGAAACAGCAAAGAGTCAAGATACACAATCACTGCTGTCATCGTCACCCACAAACTCATCAACTACGTCAACTGCAAATCCACTTGCCCCATCTTCAAGCATTGCAACGAGTATTGAAGAAGTCGAGCAACAACAGTTTGACACTGCTCCTAATACCAAGGATTATACTGCAAACCCTAATCAAAGTCAACAGGAACAGCTTGGCATTGAAGATGAAACGTTTAAAACTCCCCTGGGATTGGATATATCAGTGAGTTTGTTGGGATTTCTGAATAAACCTGAAGCAAGCTCCAATTCAAACAGCCTTCGCAGCTTCACCGCAAACGTCGAATCACCCTTTTCAGGTGCTGATCCATTTGCTATTGGAGGTTTAATTCAATCTCCTATGGTAAATCAAGCAACAAATAGTATGACAAGTAGTTATTTCAATCACAACTTCACAACACAGGCAACTAATCACAATAACAGCATTAATGGTgcaaataatcaaatcaatttcaactcAAGTTCGTTTCCATTGGCTAATCTGGATGTCTCAATTACATTTTCAAGCCATGCAAATTCACCTACTATGAACTTTTCAGAAAgattacaacaacaacagcagcagcagcaacagaTACCACCTCGACCAGAGTCAGCCTCAATTGTGAAAACTCAACCGCAGAGCTCAACTTTGTACAACTCGTTAAATGGATATACCATCAATACAGCCACTTCAGTTAACTACTTGTATGGGACAAATACTTATGGTGAAAATTCAACTATACTCAATGATATTACAGAGTATTTGCCAACAGATAAAGATCGGTCATTTGAATTAATCGATAGATACCTCAATTCAGTGCACTTGTTGTTGCCAATAGTGGTTAATATGAAAGAATTTTTAGTCCAACACAAATTATATTGGGAGATCAAATCTAGAAGAGATTCAACTACAGCAGATTTAAATAACCCCCGTGTTGAGTCACCTGGATCAAGTCATCATAGTGGAGATGGTGGAAATGAACCAATGCCATCTGACTCAAACTTCAATtacattcaattttatacCTTATATTTGCCTATTTTATATGCCTCAACTATATCGgaatttgaagaatatgACAATTTGTTATTAAATCAGGAGATTCACAAATACCTCATGGGGTTCAAGATTTGTAAAAAATACTACAACTTCCCCGAGGGCATAAAAACTATTCCTTTGTTATTGGGCAATGTGATTATTCAAAGTACTTCACCCAATCCATCAACAATGGAAATGGCacaaattattagatatGCCAAATTTTTGCATTTCCATAAAGATCCATGGATAACATTAAGAATAAAGGATCcagaaatcattaaattcaGAAGATTATTGTGGTGGGTCATATTTGGATTAGATGCTTTATCTTCCCacaatttttgtttgcCACCAAACTGTCGTAGTGATGATTTCAATGTATTGATGCCagacgaagaagaattcATTGGAGGCGAGAAGAAACTAAACGTTTCAATCGTTTCCATGAATATCAAGTTTGGCTATGATATACTATTGAGCGAAATCGTTTATCACTTACACAACGGTTTGTGTGTCAACATCAATTGTCATCAGATCAACCAActaaaacaatcaatattaaGCTATCAAGaacaaatcaagaaatataTATCGAAAATGgataaatattttcaacTGAAACAAATTTTCGCAGATACTCTCAACCACAGCCCTATCCAATTACTAAATGTTGTGAATTTTGTGAAAATTCATTCCTGGAGTTTTCTAGATAGGGCTTTAATGCTATTGCATAAAAAAATCCTTCTTGGTACTCCAAAGAACCATAATcataatgatgaaattgaaaatgaaattgtcCAATTGGGGTTAAAGGAGCCGGTGATGCAAATCAGGGCAAATGAAAATCCGTTATCATTATgtaaatttgaagataCTTATGGTCAGATATTAGAAGCCAATATAATTaccaattttaataattcatctaTATCCCTATTGAAATTTGGCGATTTCGAGAATTTTAGTTATGGCGATTTGGCCAACAATTTGATACCATCTATCTTACACAActttaatgatttcttgCTCTATAATGActtcatcaaatttggGAAGTTCAACTGGTTCATCAAAAGAACCATTCCAATCGATTCGGTCATTttgttaatgataattattagcgttaaattcaaataccAGTTTATCACGACGGAAGAATTGAGCACTTATAAAAATCTCATTAACAGTGTCATGTATATTATCAACAGAAAATGgtttaaaaatgaaaaatacaaaagGATGTTGAGTCTCACGAATATGACCTGGGAAtatcttttgaaaaaatttgatgtAAATGATGTTATTGCTTTTGACGTAAAGAATTCTGAGGGTGCAAAAGATTTAGTGTCAGTAAATATTATGGACACACTGCAATTGAAGGAGAAAATTTTGTATGATTTGCGACACAATTttattgatgttgttgattattgCAGTTTTTATTCAAGTTTggaaaatttattgaatgaattgattaaatatATAGAGagtaaataaataaataaatggtTGTGTTTTCGAATCAACAAATGCATTTGCTACTAACAATG contains:
- the ZCF5 gene encoding Zcf5p (Zn(II)2Cys6 transcription factor; colony morphology-related gene regulation by Ssn6), producing MELEASDSNSFSMSTNETGKANPNVQIVQDGKVVKKVQKTRQRRILSCVYCHSKKIKCDRQKPCSQCTKLGMECKYFINERISRGGKKSSRLTADEKKLRGLMNSANENKKAKQESVETAKSQDTQSSSSSSPTNSSTTSTANPLAPSSSIATSIEEVEQQQFDTAPNTKDYTANPNQSQQEQLGIEDETFKTPSGLDISVSLLGFSNKPEASSNSNSLRSFTANVESPFSGADPFAIGGLIQSPMVNQATNSMTSSYFNHNFTTQATNHNNSINGANNQINFNSSSFPLANSDVSITFSSHANSPTMNFSERLQQQQQQQQQIPPRPESASIVKTQPQSSTLYNSLNGYTINTATSVNYLYGTNTYGENSTILNDITEYLPTDKDRSFELIDRYLNSVHLLLPIVVNMKEFLVQHKLYWEIKSRRDSTTADLNNPRVESPGSSHHSGDGGNEPMPSDSNFNYIQFYTLYLPILYASTISEFEEYDNLLLNQEIHKYLMGFKICKKYYNFPEGIKTIPLLLGNVIIQSTSPNPSTMEMAQIIRYAKFLHFHKDPWITLRIKDPEIIKFRRLLWWVIFGLDALSSHNFCLPPNCRSDDFNVLMPDEEEFIGGEKKLNVSIVSMNIKFGYDILLSEIVYHLHNGLCVNINCHQINQLKQSILSYQEQIKKYISKMDKYFQSKQIFADTLNHSPIQLLNVVNFVKIHSWSFLDRALMLLHKKILLGTPKNHNHNDEIENEIVQLGLKEPVMQIRANENPLSLCKFEDTYGQILEANIITNFNNSSISLLKFGDFENFSYGDLANNLIPSILHNFNDFLLYNDFIKFGKFNWFIKRTIPIDSVILLMIIISVKFKYQFITTEELSTYKNLINSVMYIINRKWFKNEKYKRMLSLTNMTWEYLLKKFDVNDVIAFDVKNSEGAKDLVSVNIMDTSQLKEKILYDLRHNFIDVVDYCSFYSSLENLLNELIKYIESK